One Suricata suricatta isolate VVHF042 chromosome X, meerkat_22Aug2017_6uvM2_HiC, whole genome shotgun sequence genomic region harbors:
- the ITGB1BP2 gene encoding integrin beta-1-binding protein 2, producing the protein MSLLCHNKGCGQHFDPNANLPDSCCHHPGVPIFHDALKGWSCCRKRTVDFSEFLNIKGCTVGPHCAEKLPEAPQPEVPATSSSLQEQKPLNTIPKSAETLRRERPKSELPPKLLPLNISQALEVALEQKELDQEPGAGLDSSLIWTGSSCQNPGCDAVYQGPESDATPCTYHPGAPRFHEGMKSWSCCGIQTLDFGAFLAQPGCRVGRHDWGKQLPASCRHDWHQTDSVVVVTVYGQIPLPAFNWVKASQTELHVHIVFDGNRVFQAQMKLWGVINVEQSSVSLMPSRVEISLVKADPGSWAQLEHPDALAEKVKAGTGSEMDEEESEDSDDDLSWTEEEEEEEAMGE; encoded by the exons ATGTCTCTACTCTGCCATAACAAAGGCTGTGGGCAGCACTTTGACCCCAATGCAAACCTTCCTG ATTCCTGTTGCCATCACCCTGGGGTCCCAATCTTCCATGATGCGCTTAAG GGTTGGTCCTGCTGCCGGAAGCGAACTGTAGATTTCTCTGAGTTCTTAAACATCAag GGCTGTACTGTGGGACCACACTGTGCTGAGAAGCTCCCTGAGGCCCCTCAACCTGAGGTGCCTGCCACAAGCAGTTCACTTCAGGAGCAAAAACCTCTGAATACGATCCCAAAGTCAGCAGAGACTTTGCGTCGGGAGAGGCCCAA GTCAGAGTTACCTCCAAAGCTGCTTCCACTAAATATATCCCAAGCCCTGGAAGTGGCATTGGAACAGAAGGAATTAGACCAAGAACCTGGAGCAG GACTTGACAGTAGTCTGATCTGGACTGGTTCCAGCTGCCAGAATCCAGGATGTGATGCG GTTTACCAAGGCCCTGAGAGTGATGCTACTCCATGTACCTACCACCCAGGAGCACCTCGATTCCATGAAGG GATGAAGTCCTGGAGCTGTTGTGGCATCCAGACCCTGGATTTTGGGGCATTCCTGGCACAGCCAGGATGCAGAGTTGGTAGGCATGACTGGGGGAAGCAG CTGCCAGCGTCTTGCCGTCATGATTGGCACCAGACAGATTCTGTAGTAGTGGTGACTGTGTATGGCCAGATTCCACTTCCTGCGTTCAACTGGGTGAAGGCCAGTCAAACTGAG cttcatgtCCACATTGTCTTTGATGGTAACCGTGTGTTCCAAGCACAGATGAAGCTCTGGGGG gtCATAAACGTGGAGCAGAGCTCTGTCTCCTTGATGCCATCTCGGGTTGAAATCTCCTTGGTCAAAGCTGACCCAGGATCCTGGGCCCAGCTGGAGCACCCTGATGCGCTAGCTGAGAAGGTTAAGGCAGGGACTGGGTCAGAGATGGATGAGGAAGAATCTGAGGATtcagatgatgatctgagctggacagaggaggaggaagaggaggaagcgaTGGGGGAATAG